TCTTTCATTAAATCTATAGGATAAACTTTACTTTCTCTTCTAGAATTTATAGCTAAAGGTATTATTATTTTGTTAAAATCCACTCCAGCTTCTTTCATTCTTTTTCTTAAATCATTTTTTTCTTCTGATAAAAATGTTAAAGAGTAATTTTTATCTAGTTTTACATCTACTCCATCATCGATAAGTGGTTTTAACATTTTTAAAAACTTTTCAGCTTTATCAAATTCACTTGAAGGTTCCGGTATACTATGTGTATATGTATACCCTCTTTTTGGTTTCCATCTTCCTATTTTATACTTTGCTTTCCTAGAAAATAATGTAAAGGCTTCACTTTTAGGTGTAGACATTATATCAATAACTATATCATAATCGGTTCTTGTTACATTCCAAACTTTTTTTAAATATTTAAATGGATTTTTTTGCTCATCTTTTGATATAGATATAACTTTATTTAAATAATCTTGGTGTTCAAATAATGGTGCAACGTGATCATATAATACATAATCAACTTTTGCATCTGGATACGTTTCCTTTAAACTTTTACATATTACAGAAGATAATATCGCATCACCAATTTGTTTAAACCTTACTACTAAAATTTTCATATTAGATCCCCTCGATTGCATTTTTTATAGTTTTTAAATCTCCCCAAAATTCTACTGCTACTTTAGACCTTTTTCCACCATCATCTCTTGATTTTTTAGCAAAATTAGCATCATATGTTGCCAATAACTTTATATTCCCTCTCCACTCTAAAATCTTTCCTTTTTCTTGAAGAAATTTAAACTCTCTTTCTAATAATAACTCTGCTACATCTTGGCCTAAAGCTACAATAACTTCTGGGTTCATTAACGATATCTGCATCATTAGATATTCTTTCAAATCTCTTTTATCT
The window above is part of the Cetobacterium somerae ATCC BAA-474 genome. Proteins encoded here:
- a CDS encoding glycosyltransferase family 9 protein; protein product: MKILVVRFKQIGDAILSSVICKSLKETYPDAKVDYVLYDHVAPLFEHQDYLNKVISISKDEQKNPFKYLKKVWNVTRTDYDIVIDIMSTPKSEAFTLFSRKAKYKIGRWKPKRGYTYTHSIPEPSSEFDKAEKFLKMLKPLIDDGVDVKLDKNYSLTFLSEEKNDLRKRMKEAGVDFNKIIIPLAINSRRESKVYPIDLMKELAKKILDEFDCQIILYYSPNEKEFAKKFHEELNWDKRIISDINTKSIRELGALLSNCDIFVGNEGGPRHLAQAIDIPSFSIFSPGSSKRDWLSRDNKRHEGIEPKDVLSDKTYDNLSYEEKYRLITPDIVLEKVREKMELVPKYIEKK
- a CDS encoding uracil-DNA glycosylase family protein — its product is MEEIEKLLEELKFEIGTTDVLKDSNEKIVLGTGNFYGKVLFVGDDSNLYIDENLKVRPGSSGEFLIKLCDIVGLLPEDYYITTLTKSEKNYRELEERDKRDLKEYLMMQISLMNPEVIVALGQDVAELLLEREFKFLQEKGKILEWRGNIKLLATYDANFAKKSRDDGGKRSKVAVEFWGDLKTIKNAIEGI